In Bradysia coprophila strain Holo2 unplaced genomic scaffold, BU_Bcop_v1 contig_350, whole genome shotgun sequence, a genomic segment contains:
- the LOC119080063 gene encoding leucine-rich repeat-containing protein 15-like, whose protein sequence is MRTSNSLLLVTIILGIVTSFGTQTAGHDVKCEVKEKNTPFDNRFAVQFRTVVSCVFNEDFEITVPSKLTNPTNESVTELRMTRNKKIGFLPQDISTSFPKLRLVDAFGCAVKEITKSSFRGLTLVDKIVLDDNEIANIDENSFDDLSELRLLYLDNNRIASLPTKLFEKLENLDTLYLNGNQLQELDANLFKNNRKLALLHINENKLQTLPPAIFDGMTQMRQIWLKGNEIVDLPANVFEQCESLVDIDLSRNRIKRIEPNLLTKLGELRDISFSFNPLEFIDLTVFDGNTLLTEMFFNGVATADIRNIERVDQMKNIKGLSFHNGCIGDQFHEGNLEKLKEIVRMRCIATVKAE, encoded by the exons ATGAG AACTAGTAACAGCCTTTTATTAGTAACAATCATTCTGGGGATCGTTACATCCTTTGGAACTCAAACAGCTGGTCATGACGTCAAGTGTGAAGTTAAGGAAAAGAACACGCCGTTCGATAATCGTTTTGCAGTACAATTCCGGACAGTAGTTTCGTGCGTATTCAATGAGGATTTCGAGATTACCGTTCCATCAAAATTGACGAATCCAACGAATGAAAGTGTGACCGAACTGCGAATGACTCGCAACAAGAAGATAGGATTCCTGCCACAAGATATTAGCACATCGTTTCCAAAATTACGTTTAGTGGATGCGTTCGGTTGTGCTGTAAAGGAAATCACTAAATCGAGTTTTCGCGGCCTTACACTGGTGGACAAAATAGTTCTTGATGACAACGAAATTGCGAATATTGACGAGAACTCTTTCGACGATTTGTCGGAATTGAGACTATTGTACCTCGATAACAACAGAATTGCTAGTTTGCctacaaaattgtttgaaaaacttGAAAACTTGGACACACTCTACTTGAACGGCAATCAACTGCAAGAGCTGGATgcaaatttgttcaaaaacaaCCGGAAACTCGCGTTACTTCATATAAACGAGAACAAGCTACAAACATTACCACCGGCAATTTTTGATGGAATGACCCAAATGCGACAGATATGGTTGAAGGGCAATGAGATTGTCGATCTACCAGCTAACGTTTTCGAGCAATGCGAAAGTCTGGTGGACATTGACCTGTCACGGAACCGAATCAAGAGAATTGAGCCGAATTTACTTACCAAATTGGGTGAACTCAGAGatatttcgttttcatttaatcCATTGGAATTTATCGATTTGACCGTTTTCGATGGAAATACGCTATTGACCGAGATGTTTTTCAACGGTGTTGCTACAGCTGATATTCGAAACATTGAAAGAGTTGATCAGATGAAAAATATCAAGGGGCTTAGCTTCCACAATGGCTGCATCGGCGACCAGTTTCACGAAGGGAACTTGGAGAAATTGAAGGAGATTGTCAGAATGCGTTGTATTGCTACAGTTAAGGCCGAATAA
- the LOC119080058 gene encoding zinc transporter ZIP11 isoform X2 — protein MIQGYGPVTQALLGTLLTWGLTAAGSAMVIFLRGNQRKSLDIALGFAAGVMIAASFWSLLAPAIELAESSGTYGAKGEYAFIPVAGGFLLGSIFVFGTDKIISYLGINSPHMMIALTHSSKDKVDIAIDDTESNLEYQKRTQYSSVSNGNGESTTIGMDSFADCLNVQHGVSTSRRRRKNSDSKEQATYSASQQALNHQNALAQWKRIILLVIAITVHNIPEGLAVGVSFGAIGNTESATFESARNLAIGIGIQNFPEGLAVSLPLHAAGFSMLKSFWYGQLSGMVEPVFGVLGAVAVTVASIILPYALSFAAGAMIYIVADDILPEAHTSGNGQLATWGTIVGFIVMMCLDVGLG, from the exons atgattcaGGGATATGGACCAGTAACACAGGCACTATTGGGTACGTTATTAACATGGGGACTAACGGCAGCCGGTTCTGCTATGGTGATATTCTTGCGAGGTAATCAG cgTAAATCTCTTGATATCGCCCTCGGATTTGCCGCCGGTGTAATGATTGCAGCATCATTTTGGTCGCTATTGGCACCGGCAATTGAATTAGCTGAAAGTTCCGGAACATATGGTGCTAAGGGAGAATACGCTTTCATACCCGTAGCTGGCGGTTTCTTATTGGGATCAATATTTGTATTCGGAACAGAcaaaatcatttcttatttGGGCATCAACAGTCCACATATGATGATTG CATTGACACATTCAAGCAAAGACAAGGTTGACATTGCTATTGACGACACCGAAAGTAATCTGGAATACCAGAAGCGTACTCAGTATTCTAGTGTGTCGAATGGTAACGGAGAGTCGACCACAATCGGAATGGACAGTTTTGCTGATTGCCTGAACGTTCAGCACGGAGTGTCCACGTCAAGAAGGAGAAGGAAGAATAGCGATAGCAAAGAACAG GCCACATATTCAGCAAGTCAACAAGCTTTAAATCATCAAAACGCCCTTGCTCAGTGGAAACGAATTATTCTGCTAGTGATTGCCATCACAGTGCACAATATTCCCGAGGGTCTGGCAGTTGGGGTCAGTTTCGGTGCGATTGGAAACACTGAATCTGCGACGTTTGAGTCGGCAAG AAATCTGGCTATTGGCATtggaattcaaaattttccagaagGACTAGCTGTTAGTCTGCCCTTGCATGCGGCCGGTTTCAGTATGCTGAAAAGTTTCTGGTATGGTCAATTATCGGGCATGGTCGAACCGGTATTCGGTGTTCTTGGTGCTGTGGCTGTAACGGTTGCTTCAATAATATTACCGTATGCATTATCGTTTGCTGCTGGTGCTATGATCTACATTGTTGCTGATGATATTTTACCGGAAGCTCATACCAG tgGTAATGGACAGTTGGCGACATGGGGGACGATTGTCGGTTTTATCGTTATGATGTGTTTGGATGTTGGATTGGGCTAA
- the LOC119080058 gene encoding zinc transporter ZIP11 isoform X1 — translation MIQGYGPVTQALLGTLLTWGLTAAGSAMVIFLRGNQRKSLDIALGFAAGVMIAASFWSLLAPAIELAESSGTYGAKGEYAFIPVAGGFLLGSIFVFGTDKIISYLGINSPHMMIALTHSSKDKVDIAIDDTESNLEYQKRTQYSSVSNGNGESTTIGMDSFADCLNVQHGVSTSRRRRKNSDSKEQVNSAGMHPNKQQKLIGFDSKATYSASQQALNHQNALAQWKRIILLVIAITVHNIPEGLAVGVSFGAIGNTESATFESARNLAIGIGIQNFPEGLAVSLPLHAAGFSMLKSFWYGQLSGMVEPVFGVLGAVAVTVASIILPYALSFAAGAMIYIVADDILPEAHTSGNGQLATWGTIVGFIVMMCLDVGLG, via the exons atgattcaGGGATATGGACCAGTAACACAGGCACTATTGGGTACGTTATTAACATGGGGACTAACGGCAGCCGGTTCTGCTATGGTGATATTCTTGCGAGGTAATCAG cgTAAATCTCTTGATATCGCCCTCGGATTTGCCGCCGGTGTAATGATTGCAGCATCATTTTGGTCGCTATTGGCACCGGCAATTGAATTAGCTGAAAGTTCCGGAACATATGGTGCTAAGGGAGAATACGCTTTCATACCCGTAGCTGGCGGTTTCTTATTGGGATCAATATTTGTATTCGGAACAGAcaaaatcatttcttatttGGGCATCAACAGTCCACATATGATGATTG CATTGACACATTCAAGCAAAGACAAGGTTGACATTGCTATTGACGACACCGAAAGTAATCTGGAATACCAGAAGCGTACTCAGTATTCTAGTGTGTCGAATGGTAACGGAGAGTCGACCACAATCGGAATGGACAGTTTTGCTGATTGCCTGAACGTTCAGCACGGAGTGTCCACGTCAAGAAGGAGAAGGAAGAATAGCGATAGCAAAGAACAGGTAAATTCGGCCGGAATGCATCCGAATAAGCAGCAGAAATTAATTGGTTTTGATTCAAAGGCCACATATTCAGCAAGTCAACAAGCTTTAAATCATCAAAACGCCCTTGCTCAGTGGAAACGAATTATTCTGCTAGTGATTGCCATCACAGTGCACAATATTCCCGAGGGTCTGGCAGTTGGGGTCAGTTTCGGTGCGATTGGAAACACTGAATCTGCGACGTTTGAGTCGGCAAG AAATCTGGCTATTGGCATtggaattcaaaattttccagaagGACTAGCTGTTAGTCTGCCCTTGCATGCGGCCGGTTTCAGTATGCTGAAAAGTTTCTGGTATGGTCAATTATCGGGCATGGTCGAACCGGTATTCGGTGTTCTTGGTGCTGTGGCTGTAACGGTTGCTTCAATAATATTACCGTATGCATTATCGTTTGCTGCTGGTGCTATGATCTACATTGTTGCTGATGATATTTTACCGGAAGCTCATACCAG tgGTAATGGACAGTTGGCGACATGGGGGACGATTGTCGGTTTTATCGTTATGATGTGTTTGGATGTTGGATTGGGCTAA